Proteins encoded within one genomic window of Candidatus Niyogibacteria bacterium:
- the pyrF gene encoding orotidine-5'-phosphate decarboxylase, whose product MRAKDRIIVALDVDSLDKAKSLVESLAPHVGCFKVGLELLTAVGAPKVVEFVHSLGGQVFYDGKFKDIPNTVAGASRAVTRMGVKMFNVHCLSGSEAMKKARDAVDKVVNESEFCVRPLILGVTILTGLEFKDLVEIGIFDFDVKLGCITDECQKCLEKYRMENLVVHLAWLAQKCGLNGVVASPKEISAIRKECGSDFKIVTPGIRPEWAAKNDQKRFATPAEAIKAGADYIVIGRPITAPPAEIGTPADAAKRITEEILAVL is encoded by the coding sequence ATGAGAGCAAAGGATAGGATTATCGTGGCTCTGGATGTGGACAGCTTGGACAAAGCAAAGTCTCTCGTGGAAAGCCTTGCTCCGCACGTCGGATGCTTCAAGGTCGGTTTGGAATTACTCACGGCCGTTGGGGCTCCAAAAGTCGTCGAGTTCGTTCATTCGCTCGGCGGACAGGTTTTCTACGACGGCAAGTTTAAGGACATCCCGAATACTGTGGCTGGAGCTAGTCGGGCAGTAACAAGGATGGGCGTAAAGATGTTTAATGTTCATTGCTTGAGCGGTTCTGAAGCGATGAAAAAAGCGCGGGATGCAGTAGATAAAGTCGTCAATGAATCAGAATTTTGTGTAAGGCCTTTAATTCTAGGCGTAACTATTTTGACCGGACTTGAATTTAAAGATCTGGTTGAAATAGGAATTTTCGATTTTGATGTGAAATTAGGATGTATTACTGATGAGTGTCAAAAGTGTTTAGAAAAGTATAGGATGGAGAATTTAGTTGTCCATCTGGCTTGGTTAGCGCAGAAATGCGGACTTAACGGAGTGGTAGCTTCGCCGAAAGAAATTAGCGCCATCCGTAAAGAATGCGGATCGGATTTCAAGATTGTCACTCCCGGTATTCGTCCAGAGTGGGCAGCTAAAAATGACCAAAAACGTTTTGCCACTCCGGCAGAAGCTATAAAAGCTGGCGCTGATTATATTGTCATCGGCCGTCCCATTACTGCCCCGCCGGCAGAAATCGGAACGCCTGCGGACGCGGCGAAAAGAATCACTGAAGAAATCTTGGCAGTTCTGTAA
- a CDS encoding phosphoribosyltransferase: protein MNEQEVLQVLGKVGAVIANSHIVYTSGKHGTAYINKDAIYPHTKETSDLCRAIAEQFANDGVEVVIAPAIGGVILSQWTAHHLSEITGREVFGVYAEKETVAIPDPENRGRNCFTETGNFVIKRGYDKIVAEKNVLVVEDVLTTGGSAKKVVEATRALGGNIVGLGVLCNRGEIMPHDVANPPKLFALVNVKLNAWDEADCPLCAQSVPINTDVGKGKEYLARKKAG, encoded by the coding sequence ATGAACGAGCAAGAAGTCTTGCAAGTCCTAGGAAAAGTCGGAGCAGTCATCGCTAACAGCCATATTGTTTACACTTCCGGCAAGCACGGCACAGCTTATATCAACAAGGATGCAATTTATCCGCATACTAAGGAGACATCGGATTTGTGCCGAGCAATCGCCGAGCAGTTCGCAAACGATGGCGTGGAAGTAGTTATCGCTCCGGCAATCGGGGGCGTGATCCTTTCGCAGTGGACTGCACATCATTTATCGGAAATCACTGGACGCGAAGTGTTCGGCGTTTACGCCGAGAAAGAGACAGTTGCAATTCCCGATCCAGAAAATCGTGGGCGAAATTGTTTTACCGAAACGGGAAACTTTGTCATCAAGCGGGGCTACGATAAAATCGTGGCTGAAAAAAACGTCTTGGTGGTGGAGGATGTGCTCACCACCGGCGGCTCCGCCAAGAAAGTCGTCGAGGCGACTCGCGCTCTCGGCGGTAATATTGTCGGTCTCGGCGTTCTCTGCAATCGCGGAGAAATTATGCCGCATGATGTGGCGAATCCGCCGAAACTCTTTGCGCTTGTCAATGTCAAGCTCAATGCATGGGACGAAGCGGATTGTCCACTTTGTGCTCAAAGCGTGCCGATAAACACGGACGTTGGCAAAGGAAAGGAGTATCTAGCTCGCAAGAAAGCGGGTTAA